Proteins from one Rosa chinensis cultivar Old Blush chromosome 7, RchiOBHm-V2, whole genome shotgun sequence genomic window:
- the LOC112180894 gene encoding 40S ribosomal protein S10-1, which translates to MIISEKNRREISKYLFQEGVCYAKKDYNMPKHPEIDVPNLQVIKLMQSFKSKEYVRETFAWMHYYWYLTNDGIEFLRNYLNLPSEIVPNTLKKQAKPAGRPFGGPPGDRPRGPPRFGDGERRFGGDRDGYRGGPRGGPGGDFGGDKGGAPADYRPSFGGAPTRPAFGRGAGGFGSGSASSNLS; encoded by the exons ATG ATCATTTCAGAGAAGAACCGCCGCGAGATCTCCAAGTACCTCTTCCAAG AGGGAGTGTGCTATGCGAAGAAGGACTACAACATGCCGAAGCATCCAGAGATCGACGTGCCGAATCTGCAGGTGATTAAGCTGATGCAGAGCTTCAAGTCCAAGGAGTATGTGAGGGAGACCTTCGCCTGGATGCACTATTACTGGTACCTCaccaatgatggcattgagTTCTTGAGGAACTACCTCAACCTGCCCTCGGAGATTGTGCCCAACACTCTCAAGAAGCAGGCCAAGCCCGCCGGCCGACCTTTTGGCGGCCCACCAGGCGACCGCCCTCG TGGCCCACCTCGCTTTGGTGATGGAGAGCGCAGATTTGGAGGTGACCGTGATGGTTACCGTGGAGGTCCTCGTGGTGGACCAGGAGGTGACTTTGGCGGGGACAAGGGAGGAGCCCCTGCTGACTACAGACCTTCTTTCGGG GGTGCTCCAACAAGACCTGCCTTCGGTCGTGGAGCTGGTGGTTTTGGTTCTGGCTCAGCAAGCTCTAATCTTTCTTAA